One genomic segment of Drosophila melanogaster chromosome 3R includes these proteins:
- the Stat92E gene encoding Signal-transducer and activator of transcription protein at 92E, isoform F: protein MSLWKRISSHVDCEQRMAAYYEEKGMLELRLCLAPWIEDRIMSEQITPNTTDQLERVALKFNEDLQQKLLSTRTASDQALKFRVVELCALIQRISAVELYTHLRSGLQKELQLVTEKSVAATAGQSMPLNPYNMNNTPMVTGYMVDPSDLLAVSNSCNPPVVQGIGPIHNVQNTGIASPALGMVTPKVELYEVQHQIMQSLNEFGNCANALKLLAQNYSYMLNSTSSPNAEAAYRSLIDEKAAIVLTMRRSFMYYESLHEMVIHELKNWRHQQAQAGNGAPFNEGSLDDIQRCFEMLESFIAHMLAAVKELMRVRLVTEEPELTHLLEQVQNAQKNLVCSAFIVDKQPPQVMKTNTRFAASVRWLIGSQLGIHNNPPTVECIIMSEIQSQRFVTRNTQMDNSSLSGQSSGEIQNASSTMEYQQNNHVFSASFRNMQLKKIKRAEKKGTESVMDEKFALFFYTTTTVNDFQIRVWTLSLPVVVIVHGNQEPQSWATITWDNAFAEIVRDPFMITDRVTWAQLSVALNIKFGSCTGRSLTIDNLDFLYEKLQREERSEYITWNQFCKEPMPDRSFTFWEWFFAIMKLTKDHMLGMWKAGCIMGFINKTKAQTDLLRSVYGIGTFLLRFSDSELGGVTIAYVNENGLVTMLAPWTARDFQVLNLADRIRDLDVLCWLHPSDRNASPVKRDVAFGEFYSKRQEPEPLVLDPVTGYVKSTLHVHVCRNGENGSTSGTPHHAQESMQLGNGDFGMADFDTITNFENF from the exons GTCCGAACAAATAACGCCCAACACTACCGATCAGTTAGAGCGCGTGGCCCTAAAGTTCAACGAAGATCTGCAGCAAAAGCTTCTATCCACGCGCACCGCCAGCGACCAGGCCCTCAAGTTCCGGGTGGTGGAGCTTTGCGCCCTCATCCAACGCATCTCCGCCGTTGAGCTGTACACGCATCTGCGCAGCGGTCTACAAAAAGAGTTGCAGTTGGTCACCGAGAAGAGCGTGGCTGCAACCGCAGGCCAATCAATGCCGCTAAATCCCTACAACATGAACAACACGCCCATGGTTACCGGGTACATGGTGGACCCCAGTGATCTTCTGGCGGTGTCCAACAGCTGCAATCCTCCAGTTGTTCAGGGCATAGGACCTATCCACAATGTGCAAAATACAGGCATTGCCTCCCCAGCCCTCGGTATGGTCACACCCAAGGTGGAGCTGTACGAGGTGCAACATCAGATCATGCAGTCCCTCAATGAGTTTGGCAACTGTGCCAATGCCTTGAAGCTGCTTGCCCAAAACTACAGTTACATGCTAAACTCCACATCCTCGCCGAACGCAGAAGCTGCCTACAGAAGTCTTATCGATGAAAAGGCGGCCATCGTACTCACAATGCGTCGCAGCTTTATGTACTACGAATCGCTGCACGAGATGGTCATACACGAGCTCAAGAACTGGCGCCACCAACAAGCGCAAGCCGGAAACGGAGCTCCCTTTAATGAGGGCTCCCTGGATGATATCCAGCGCTGCTTTGAGATGCTCGAGAGCTTTATCGCACACATGCTGGCTGCCGTTAAGGAGCTGATGCGCGTACGTCTGGTCACCGAAGAGCCGGAGCTCACACATCTGCTTGAACAGGTGCAGAACGCGCAGAAGAACCTGGTATGCTCTGCCTTTATCGTCGACAAACAGCCCCCGCAAGTGATGAAGACCAACACACGCTTCGCAGCGTCTGTGCGTTGGCTAATCGGTTCTCAGCTGGGCATTCACAACAATCCACCCACAGTCGAGTGCATCATAATGTCAG AGATCCAGTCGCAACGGTTCGTTACGCGCAATACACAGATGGATAATAGTAGCCTATCCGGTCAATCATCGGGCGAGATTCAAAACGCCTCTAGCACTATGGAGTATCAGCAAAACAACCATGTTTTCTCCGCCAGCTTCCGAAACATGCAGCTGAAGAAGATCAAGCGGGCAGAAAAGAAGGGCACTGAGAGCGTGATGGACGAGAAGTTCGCCCTGTTCTTctacaccaccaccaccgtgAACGATTTCCAGATCCGTGTGTGGACCCTGTCCTTACCGGTGGTGGTTATTGTGCACGGCAACCAGGAGCCCCAGTCTTGGGCTACCATTACTTGGGACAATGCATTTGCGGAGATTGTTCGCGATCCCTTCATGATTACCGACCGCGTTACCTGGGCCCAGCTGTCAGTCGCGTTGAACATCAAATTCGGATCGTGCACAGGGCGTTCTCTGACCATTGATAACCTTGATTTCCTAT ACGAGAAACTCCAGCGTGAGGAGCGGTCTGAGTACATTACGTGGAACCAATTCTGTAAGGAGCCCATGCCCGATCGGTCCTTTACATTCTGGGAGTGGTTCTTTGCCATCATGAAACTCACCAAAGATCACATGTTGGGCATGTGGAAAGCAGGCTGCATTATGGGCTTCATCAACAAGACCAAGGCTCAGACTGATCTGCTGCGTTCAGTCTATGGTATCGGCACTTTCCTGCTCCGTTTCTCCGACAGCGAGCTCG GTGGAGTCACTATCGCCTACGTAAACGAAAATGGACTGGTCACCATGCTAGCGCCATGGACTGCACGGGATTTCCAGGTGCTGAACCTGGCCGATCGCATTCGAGATCTGGACGTGCTTTGCTGGCTGCACCCTAGCGACCGCAATGCGAGTCCCGTGAAGAGGGACGTCGCCTTCGGTGAGTTCTACTCAAAGCGTCAAG AGCCCGAACCCCTCGTTCTAGATCCTGTGACCGGTTATGTGAAGAGCACATTGCATGTTCACGTTTGTAGAAACGGAGAGAATGGATCTACTAGTGGAACACCGCATCATGCTCAGGAAAGCATGCAACTGGGAAA TGGTGACTTTGGAATGGCGGACTTCGATACGATTACAAACTTTGAGAACTTTTGA
- the Stat92E gene encoding Signal-transducer and activator of transcription protein at 92E, isoform B, which translates to MPLNPYNMNNTPMVTGYMVDPSDLLAVSNSCNPPVVQGIGPIHNVQNTGIASPALGMVTPKVELYEVQHQIMQSLNEFGNCANALKLLAQNYSYMLNSTSSPNAEAAYRSLIDEKAAIVLTMRRSFMYYESLHEMVIHELKNWRHQQAQAGNGAPFNEGSLDDIQRCFEMLESFIAHMLAAVKELMRVRLVTEEPELTHLLEQVQNAQKNLVCSAFIVDKQPPQVMKTNTRFAASVRWLIGSQLGIHNNPPTVECIIMSEIQSQRFVTRNTQMDNSSLSGQSSGEIQNASSTMEYQQNNHVFSASFRNMQLKKIKRAEKKGTESVMDEKFALFFYTTTTVNDFQIRVWTLSLPVVVIVHGNQEPQSWATITWDNAFAEIVRDPFMITDRVTWAQLSVALNIKFGSCTGRSLTIDNLDFLYEKLQREERSEYITWNQFCKEPMPDRSFTFWEWFFAIMKLTKDHMLGMWKAGCIMGFINKTKAQTDLLRSVYGIGTFLLRFSDSELGGVTIAYVNENGLVTMLAPWTARDFQVLNLADRIRDLDVLCWLHPSDRNASPVKRDVAFGEFYSKRQDPVTGYVKSTLHVHVCRNGENGSTSGTPHHAQESMQLGNGDFGMADFDTITNFENF; encoded by the exons ATGCCGCTAAATCCCTACAACATGAACAACACGCCCATGGTTACCGGGTACATGGTGGACCCCAGTGATCTTCTGGCGGTGTCCAACAGCTGCAATCCTCCAGTTGTTCAGGGCATAGGACCTATCCACAATGTGCAAAATACAGGCATTGCCTCCCCAGCCCTCGGTATGGTCACACCCAAGGTGGAGCTGTACGAGGTGCAACATCAGATCATGCAGTCCCTCAATGAGTTTGGCAACTGTGCCAATGCCTTGAAGCTGCTTGCCCAAAACTACAGTTACATGCTAAACTCCACATCCTCGCCGAACGCAGAAGCTGCCTACAGAAGTCTTATCGATGAAAAGGCGGCCATCGTACTCACAATGCGTCGCAGCTTTATGTACTACGAATCGCTGCACGAGATGGTCATACACGAGCTCAAGAACTGGCGCCACCAACAAGCGCAAGCCGGAAACGGAGCTCCCTTTAATGAGGGCTCCCTGGATGATATCCAGCGCTGCTTTGAGATGCTCGAGAGCTTTATCGCACACATGCTGGCTGCCGTTAAGGAGCTGATGCGCGTACGTCTGGTCACCGAAGAGCCGGAGCTCACACATCTGCTTGAACAGGTGCAGAACGCGCAGAAGAACCTGGTATGCTCTGCCTTTATCGTCGACAAACAGCCCCCGCAAGTGATGAAGACCAACACACGCTTCGCAGCGTCTGTGCGTTGGCTAATCGGTTCTCAGCTGGGCATTCACAACAATCCACCCACAGTCGAGTGCATCATAATGTCAG AGATCCAGTCGCAACGGTTCGTTACGCGCAATACACAGATGGATAATAGTAGCCTATCCGGTCAATCATCGGGCGAGATTCAAAACGCCTCTAGCACTATGGAGTATCAGCAAAACAACCATGTTTTCTCCGCCAGCTTCCGAAACATGCAGCTGAAGAAGATCAAGCGGGCAGAAAAGAAGGGCACTGAGAGCGTGATGGACGAGAAGTTCGCCCTGTTCTTctacaccaccaccaccgtgAACGATTTCCAGATCCGTGTGTGGACCCTGTCCTTACCGGTGGTGGTTATTGTGCACGGCAACCAGGAGCCCCAGTCTTGGGCTACCATTACTTGGGACAATGCATTTGCGGAGATTGTTCGCGATCCCTTCATGATTACCGACCGCGTTACCTGGGCCCAGCTGTCAGTCGCGTTGAACATCAAATTCGGATCGTGCACAGGGCGTTCTCTGACCATTGATAACCTTGATTTCCTAT ACGAGAAACTCCAGCGTGAGGAGCGGTCTGAGTACATTACGTGGAACCAATTCTGTAAGGAGCCCATGCCCGATCGGTCCTTTACATTCTGGGAGTGGTTCTTTGCCATCATGAAACTCACCAAAGATCACATGTTGGGCATGTGGAAAGCAGGCTGCATTATGGGCTTCATCAACAAGACCAAGGCTCAGACTGATCTGCTGCGTTCAGTCTATGGTATCGGCACTTTCCTGCTCCGTTTCTCCGACAGCGAGCTCG GTGGAGTCACTATCGCCTACGTAAACGAAAATGGACTGGTCACCATGCTAGCGCCATGGACTGCACGGGATTTCCAGGTGCTGAACCTGGCCGATCGCATTCGAGATCTGGACGTGCTTTGCTGGCTGCACCCTAGCGACCGCAATGCGAGTCCCGTGAAGAGGGACGTCGCCTTCGGTGAGTTCTACTCAAAGCGTCAAG ATCCTGTGACCGGTTATGTGAAGAGCACATTGCATGTTCACGTTTGTAGAAACGGAGAGAATGGATCTACTAGTGGAACACCGCATCATGCTCAGGAAAGCATGCAACTGGGAAA TGGTGACTTTGGAATGGCGGACTTCGATACGATTACAAACTTTGAGAACTTTTGA
- the Stat92E gene encoding Signal-transducer and activator of transcription protein at 92E, isoform I encodes MPLNPYNMNNTPMVTGYMVDPSDLLAVSNSCNPPVVQGIGPIHNVQNTGIASPALGMVTPKVELYEVQHQIMQSLNEFGNCANALKLLAQNYSYMLNSTSSPNAEAAYRSLIDEKAAIVLTMRRSFMYYESLHEMVIHELKNWRHQQAQAGNGAPFNEGSLDDIQRCFEMLESFIAHMLAAVKELMRVRLVTEEPELTHLLEQVQNAQKNLVCSAFIVDKQPPQVMKTNTRFAASVRWLIGSQLGIHNNPPTVECIIMSEIQSQRFVTRNTQMDNSSLSGQSSGEIQNASSTMEYQQNNHVFSASFRNMQLKKIKRAEKKGTESVMDEKFALFFYTTTTVNDFQIRVWTLSLPVVVIVHGNQEPQSWATITWDNAFAEIVRDPFMITDRVTWAQLSVALNIKFGSCTGRSLTIDNLDFLYEKLQREERSEYITWNQFCKEPMPDRSFTFWEWFFAIMKLTKDHMLGMWKAGCIMGFINKTKAQTDLLRSVYGIGTFLLRFSDSELGGVTIAYVNENGLVTMLAPWTARDFQVLNLADRIRDLDVLCWLHPSDRNASPVKRDVAFGEFYSKRQEPEPLVLDPVTGYVKSTLHVHVCRNGENGSTSGTPHHAQESMQLGNISPQSGITFYSPARLEESDSDASETAEALERIVIGAQPNDPVISEITDALLTSNYRQYVYY; translated from the exons ATGCCGCTAAATCCCTACAACATGAACAACACGCCCATGGTTACCGGGTACATGGTGGACCCCAGTGATCTTCTGGCGGTGTCCAACAGCTGCAATCCTCCAGTTGTTCAGGGCATAGGACCTATCCACAATGTGCAAAATACAGGCATTGCCTCCCCAGCCCTCGGTATGGTCACACCCAAGGTGGAGCTGTACGAGGTGCAACATCAGATCATGCAGTCCCTCAATGAGTTTGGCAACTGTGCCAATGCCTTGAAGCTGCTTGCCCAAAACTACAGTTACATGCTAAACTCCACATCCTCGCCGAACGCAGAAGCTGCCTACAGAAGTCTTATCGATGAAAAGGCGGCCATCGTACTCACAATGCGTCGCAGCTTTATGTACTACGAATCGCTGCACGAGATGGTCATACACGAGCTCAAGAACTGGCGCCACCAACAAGCGCAAGCCGGAAACGGAGCTCCCTTTAATGAGGGCTCCCTGGATGATATCCAGCGCTGCTTTGAGATGCTCGAGAGCTTTATCGCACACATGCTGGCTGCCGTTAAGGAGCTGATGCGCGTACGTCTGGTCACCGAAGAGCCGGAGCTCACACATCTGCTTGAACAGGTGCAGAACGCGCAGAAGAACCTGGTATGCTCTGCCTTTATCGTCGACAAACAGCCCCCGCAAGTGATGAAGACCAACACACGCTTCGCAGCGTCTGTGCGTTGGCTAATCGGTTCTCAGCTGGGCATTCACAACAATCCACCCACAGTCGAGTGCATCATAATGTCAG AGATCCAGTCGCAACGGTTCGTTACGCGCAATACACAGATGGATAATAGTAGCCTATCCGGTCAATCATCGGGCGAGATTCAAAACGCCTCTAGCACTATGGAGTATCAGCAAAACAACCATGTTTTCTCCGCCAGCTTCCGAAACATGCAGCTGAAGAAGATCAAGCGGGCAGAAAAGAAGGGCACTGAGAGCGTGATGGACGAGAAGTTCGCCCTGTTCTTctacaccaccaccaccgtgAACGATTTCCAGATCCGTGTGTGGACCCTGTCCTTACCGGTGGTGGTTATTGTGCACGGCAACCAGGAGCCCCAGTCTTGGGCTACCATTACTTGGGACAATGCATTTGCGGAGATTGTTCGCGATCCCTTCATGATTACCGACCGCGTTACCTGGGCCCAGCTGTCAGTCGCGTTGAACATCAAATTCGGATCGTGCACAGGGCGTTCTCTGACCATTGATAACCTTGATTTCCTAT ACGAGAAACTCCAGCGTGAGGAGCGGTCTGAGTACATTACGTGGAACCAATTCTGTAAGGAGCCCATGCCCGATCGGTCCTTTACATTCTGGGAGTGGTTCTTTGCCATCATGAAACTCACCAAAGATCACATGTTGGGCATGTGGAAAGCAGGCTGCATTATGGGCTTCATCAACAAGACCAAGGCTCAGACTGATCTGCTGCGTTCAGTCTATGGTATCGGCACTTTCCTGCTCCGTTTCTCCGACAGCGAGCTCG GTGGAGTCACTATCGCCTACGTAAACGAAAATGGACTGGTCACCATGCTAGCGCCATGGACTGCACGGGATTTCCAGGTGCTGAACCTGGCCGATCGCATTCGAGATCTGGACGTGCTTTGCTGGCTGCACCCTAGCGACCGCAATGCGAGTCCCGTGAAGAGGGACGTCGCCTTCGGTGAGTTCTACTCAAAGCGTCAAG AGCCCGAACCCCTCGTTCTAGATCCTGTGACCGGTTATGTGAAGAGCACATTGCATGTTCACGTTTGTAGAAACGGAGAGAATGGATCTACTAGTGGAACACCGCATCATGCTCAGGAAAGCATGCAACTGGGAAA TATCTCGCCACAAAGCGGCATCACTTTCTATAGCCCAGCCCGACTTGAGGAATCAGATTCCGATGCTAGCGAAACGGCCGAGGCCCTAGAGAGAATTGTGATAGGCGCTCAACCCAACGATCCTGTGATAAGTGAAATCACTGATGCCTTATTGACGAGCAACTATAGACAGTACGTTTACTATTAA